One Conger conger chromosome 7, fConCon1.1, whole genome shotgun sequence genomic window, ATAGTGGATAGTGTGGTTGGTGGATAGTGGACAGTTTGAGTACCTGCCACGTGTTTGATGCGGTGGTTGGTGGATAGTGGACAGTGTGAGTACCTGCCACGTGTTTGATGCGGTGGTTGGTGGATAGTGGACAGTGTGAGTACCTGCCACGTGTTTGATGTGGTATATAGTGGACAGTGTCTGTGGTGGATAGTGGACAGTGTGAGTACCTGCCACGTGTTTGATGCGGTATATAGTGGATAGTGTGGTTGGTGGATAGTGGACAGTGTGAGTACCTGCCACGTGTTTGATGCGGTATATAGTGGATAGTGTGGTTGGTGGATAGTGGACAGTGTGAGTACCTGCCACGTGTTTGATGCAGTATATAGTGGATAGTGTGGTTGGTGGATAGTGgacagtgtgtgtacctgccaCGTGTTTGATGCGGTGGTTGGTGGATAGTGgacagtgtgtgtacctgccaCGTGTTTGATGCGGTGGTTGGTGGATAGTGgacagtgtgtgtacctgccaCGTGTTTGATGCGGTGGTTGGTGGATAGTGgacagtgtgtgtacctgccaCGTGTTTGATGCAGTATATAGTGGATAGTGTGGTTGGTGGATAGTGGACAGTTTGAGTACCTGCCACGTGTTTGATGCGGTGGTTGGTGGATAGTGGACAGTGTGAGTACCTGCCACGTGTTTGATGCGGTGGTTGGTGGATAGTGGACAGTGTGAGTACCTGCCACGTGTTTGATGTGGTATATAGTGGACAGTGTCTGTGGTGGATAGTGGACAGTGTGAGTACCTGCCACGTGTTTGATGCGGTATATAGTGGATAGTGTGGTTGGTGGATAGTGGACAGTGTGAGTACCTGCCACGTGTTTGATGCGGTATATAGTGGATAGTGTGGTTGGTGGATAGTGGACAGTGTGAGTACCTGCCACGTGTTTGATGCAGTATATAGTGGATAGTGTGGTTGGTGGATAGTGgacagtgtgtgtacctgccaCGTGTTTGATGCGGTGGTTGGTGGATAGTGgacagtgtgtgtacctgccaCGTGTTTGATGCGGTGGTTGGTGGATAGTGgacagtgtgtgtacctgccaCGTGTTTGATGCGGTGGTTGGTGGATAGTGgacagtgtgtgtacctgccaCGTGTTTGATGCAGTATATAGTGgatagtgtgtgtggtggataGTGGACAGTGTGAGTACCTGCCACGTGTTTGATGCAGTATATAGTGGATAGTGTGGTTGGTGGATAGTGGACAGTGTGAGTACCTGCCACGTGTTTGATGCGGTGTATGACCTCCTCGTCCTCGGGCGTGGTCACGGCACTCAGGGCCTCGTCCAGGTGTTGGGCTCGGAGGAGAGTGTGAGGTCGCTTCCTGCGGCGCGCTGTCGCCGTCCTCAGGGCCTTGGCCTTGGGCGACTGCTGCCGGTGCGGGTCTGTAAACACCGCCTCGGCCTTACTCAGCTCCAGCACTGCGGGCACAGACAGCGAACAGTTACCTTCCAGACCAGTCAGTTATCTCACATTCATTCTGTCTTTAAAAATCCTCACACAACATAATGGTATTTAGAAATCCGTGAACAGAATTTATGATTCTTATCCGGAATTgctcataacataacataactccAGTTCATCTGTCAGAGGGAAATTCTAAATAAGTAAACAACAACATATTGTCTGTTGCTGGTTGATCGCTAGTGGTTTTCAGGGAATCGACTGTGCCTGCCAACTCAAACAGAGACATCAGATGATGAATTTCTAACAGGGGATGCCACATTGGCAGCATGCATCCGGACAAACACAGAAGGGGCACTCCTCTGCAACGAATCATAAAAACAGACGCTTCACTCATTGAATGTAAATAGaatagttatttattatttgtgaaACCATTAATCAAAGTACATTGATACTAAGTGCCCATGTGTCCGAAAGAAAAATATGCTATTTCATATCATGTGTATTCAGCTGTGGCTATGTGTCCACATGGGGAGGAACCTAGGGGATAGAACGCCACCTGCAGGTCTGTTTCATAATATAATGCAGAGGAATCAACACAGCATTTAGTCAAGCAGTCTGAAGTTCCTTGGCAGGCGAACTTGTCCAGGTTAAAAGTCTCACCTAGATGCCTGAAGTACTCATCCAGTCCGCTCCAGAAGTTTCTCTCTATGAAGCCTTTGACCAGACCCCAGGGTTGCTTCCTGTAACGCAGCTCTGTGGAGACTCTGTAACATCGAGGCACAGAGATGGTTATCTCACTCAACGTCTGGAGTCACAGGTTTGGACTCCATTAACACACTCTAGAGTCCCTGTCATGAAAACCTCCTGGATTCATTTAACTTAACTCTGACGTATAACTAACCCAAGTGGAAAATTATGTTCTTCACAAAAGCAGTTATCAACAAAAATCCAAACTCTAAAATTTTCACTTATCATTTATTTCCGCATCAAAGGACAAATGTAATTGCATGTAATTGAGTCATGTAATTTTTGTTGAGTATTGATTGTCATAGGTACAGGTACAAAGACTGAGACATGctgctattgtgtgtgtgtggttgtgtgcgcacgtgtgtgtgcgtgtgcctatcattacattacattacattacattgtaatgtaatgtaatgtatgtaatgtaatgtaatgtaatgtaatgtgtgtgcgtggttgtgtgcgcacgtgtgtgtgcgtgtgcctatcattacattacattacattacattacattgtaatgtaatgtaatgtaatgtgtgtgtgtggttgtgtgcgcacgtgtgtgtgtgcgtgtgcctatCACATGGATAAGGTTGGTACGTGACCGAAATGTAAGCGGGCCTACCTCAATCGGCACTTGTTCTTAGCCACCCGAGTCAGCATGTAACGATTAAGGGTGTAGAAGTAGTCGTGGTAGGGGACGTCGTGTGCGATCACCTCTGCATCAATGATGTAGCACTCGCTCTCTTGACTGGCTTTGTACAGAGTCTGCCAAGGggggaaataaataatgagaGCCTGCGGCATTTACACATTGACAGGGCCAAAATGGCTCCCGTTCTATGCTCGATAATAGGTGGCACATTATGATTAACAATACGTTTCACAGGTAATTAACAATGATAGAGCTAGGTTTATAGTGCATCTCTGGCAGAGATACAATGAATCAGCGTATGTTATCTTAAAACACACACTTGCGCAGAAGAGAGTGGTCTGTGCTTTCTTTCAAAACTTCCAACTTCAGTAACAGATGCTGCTTTGCAAATGTCAGCATCATTGAGAAGGTTAAATAAAGTAATGCGCTTGTGCATAAGCCCCATCAGAGTGAAGGGAAAGCAGTcttacctgtgtctctgtgaccgtGGCCGTCTTGGGAGCCAGTGGGTTGGTGAGGGAGATGGTGTACATGATCTCACGGGTCTGGTTCCCCGCCTCCTCCTTCCTCCAGGGGTGATATACCACATCTGCACAGGGGACAGATccagatcatcatcatcatcatcatcatcaccatcagcaTGAACATCACTACCATCATCAGTATACTCATCATCACTGGCACCATCACCATCAACCACTATTTCACAAGGAAGTCATTTTGAGATGAAAACCACTTTAACATGACAGTTCTGGCCAAGACATGGAGGGGCAATAAAACTAAAGACGTACATAAAAGGGCAAAGGCAGATGCTACAATAGACTGCAAACTGCAAAGAGATAAAAGGCACTTATTACCGAGCCtacattctttttcacatgCCATGGGGTGCTtggacagggtgggggggggaggcattTTCAAGGGCCCTCAAAACATAATTGAACAATGATaaccaaccctgtccctggagatctactacCATCCTTTGGCCAAACaaagtacacctcattcaacatctaGAAATCTTGTTGAGTTGCTAACTAGTAGCCCCCTCAAATTTCagttgcaatgaaaacctacaggatggtagatctccaggaacaggggtgCTTGCCAAGGCATTAGGATCTTCTGGAGTGGTGGGGCCCATTGTACAATCTTTTCATGGGGCCGAAAATCCCTTGGATGGAGGCTTACCCGAAAATCTCCTCTGCTCCAGGAAGTCCCTCATGAACTGGGACTCGGTGAAGAGGATATCGTACAGCTTGTCAACGCTGAACTTGTACACCTCATTGATGTACTGCTTCCCATTCAGGTCCTCCTGGAAGGCCTGCACCTCTCCTGCTGGACAGCCAGAGAGATGAGCTGGTGAGCGAGCAAAAGAGCACCCCCTGCTGCCTGTGTGCACTTACTGTACAACTgcggtgggaggggagggggggtatttGTGGTGGTAACTCTGATTCAGGAGGAGTGGTTTGTGATGGTAACTCTGGTTGAGGGCAAGGGGTTTGTGATGGTAACTCAGGTTTAGCGGGAGGGGTTTGTAGTGGTAACTCTGGTTGAGGAGTATGCGTTTGTGGTGGTAACTCTTGTTGAGTAGGAGAGGTTTGTGGTGGTAACTCAGGTTGATCAGAGGTGTGTGGTGGTAACTCTGGTTGAGGAGTATGCATTTGTGGTGGTAACTGTGGTTGAGTGGGAGGGGTTTGTGGTGGTATCTGTGGTTGAGTGGGAGGGGTTTGTGGTGGTCTCTGTGGTTgaggtggaggggtttgtggtGGTATCTGTGGttgagggggaggggtttgtgATGGTAACTCAGGTTGAGTGGGAGGGGTTTGTGGTGGTAACTGGTTGAGGGGGAGAGGTTTGTGGTGGTAACTCTTGTTGAGTAGGAGAGGTTTGTGGTGGTAACTGGttgagggggaggggtttgtgGTGGTAACTCTGGTTGAGAAGGGGTTTGTGATGGTAACTCAGGTTGAGTGGGAGGGTTTTGTGGTGGTAACTCTGGttgagggggaggggtttgtCGTGGTAACTCTGGTTGAGGAGGAGGGGTTTGTGGTGTGGCTGGGTCTGTGATAGTGTGATAGTGCTCTGGTATGGTATTGATGCCACTAAATGTAAAGGTGAGAAGGTGCTCTGGGTAACTGTGTGGCATGGAGGCAGTGCCCGACCCTTACCCTCGTCGTGCGTCTCAGACGAGTCGCTGAGCTCTGTGGGCAGGTCCTCGTTGTCGTTGAAGTCGAGCGAGGGCGAGAGGACGGGCACAGGGACGGGAATGCTGAGTTCGCTCTTGTGGTCCGTCAGCGGGAGGGTCAGCACATCTCCCTCCGGGAGGCAACCCGGAAACTCCTCCGCCGGGGGGAGGTCAAACTGTGTGAGGGTCAATCACAGGTCACACAGGTCAACCCTGAAGCTTAAACAAAACTTACATATAATCGCTCATGCATGTAATGCCCTCTTGTCTAAACAATAATCATTCATATGGACTTCGACACAGGATCAGGCTTATTGTTAAAAGGGGCCGAACACAGGGTCAGACTGGTTATTAATACAGGTGGTCAACACAAGATCAAACTGGTTATTAATATGGGGTTCTACACTGGGTCAGACTTGCTATTAATAAAGGAGTCAACACAAGGTCAGACTGGTTATTAATATGAAGGTCTACACAGGGTCAGGCTAGTTATTAATACAGGGGTCAACACAGGGTCAGACTGGTTATTAATATGAAGGTCTACACAGGGTCAGGCTAGTTATTAATACAGGGGTCAACACAGGGTCAGACTGGTGCTTAATACAGGGGTCGCCACAGTGTCAGACTGTCTATTAATAGATAGTTCTACAGGGTCAGGTTATTGGTTATTAATATGGGGGTAGACAGAGTGAAAGGCTGACAAGCACATTACTCATACCAGCATTATAACCATGACTCAGAGGCCATAGTTTTCTCAGCCTCTTATTACACTATTTTGgttcaacattttacatttctcttAAAATTCTCTCTTGTTGGGGAACGTTATCTGTCTGACAAATTCCTATTTCTATTATTTAATAGATATCTGACAACTTGCTAATGAGAAATCAGGGGCCGGTCCCACACgtcagggttactgagttaacGGGACAATTCCACCGACACCCCCAAATCCGGAGCATGGACTgatgtaaaaagagctgttccgggtttatccagctgactcagtaaccctgctcggtgatacaggccccagtgGGACCCAGCGGGACCACGTTCACCCACGTTCAGCCCCGTATGTGACGGGGTTACTCACGGAGACGGGCGTGTCACCGCTGCCGGTGGGGGTGAGGGCGTTGTTGTTGCTGTAGGCCTTCTTGCTGAGCAGCGGGCTGGCGTCGGGCTTGGCGTCGGGCTTGGCCTCGCCGAGGTTCTTGGAGGAGTTGTCGTTGACCTCGTTGTCCTCGGCCGGGATCTCCTCGCAGTATCTGCACCACGGGGAGGGGCAGCAGCTGTATTTCAAGATTATCAGCTCCGGACTCACGGCCAACATTTCGATGAGCATGGTGATGCTGgagggcgtgtgtgcgtgcacttcAGCAGTGACGGGAGAAGGGGTTTGGGCTAAGCAACTCACTGATTTTAACCAATCACGGTCGCCTGATGTGGAGAACGAGGCCTTTCGATTGGTTGAAATAAGTCAGTGATTGATGGCTTCCTGTAGCTCCCACCAGTATGGGGATCTCCCATCACTACTGTTCAGATGTAATACATGTTTTAAATGCTTTCAGTCTTCCAATGCTAGGACAATTTGACGTTCATGCAATTTTCCAAGAAAACATGTTATTAATATTTGTCCTAAATATATGGCCAAAAATAGATGTATCAGTAATCTGCAAGAATTGTACTGGCGTCTAAAGGGTAGTACTCAGAAGAGTAATTGAACCCTGGTGCAATTCTCTGTGGCGTTTAAACAACAGAGTGAACAGTGTTGTCATGGCAACAATGGCAATgacggtgatgatgatgacaacaGTGTTTCGGGCACAGAATCAGACAAAAACCGTGTGTTTATAGAGATGCTACTTCCTCTTTTGACCACAgcacaaataacaaaaaacaaatgaatgtggTAAGAAGACACATTCCAGAACATTATGGCCCGAAGAATTAATACGTTACAGGAGAGACAGATGTCAGGAAGATGGGCTTTTTTGTAATTAGAATCAGCACATTTAAACAGACAGGACGTACAAATGAGACATTTTTGCGGTATTGGCCGGGAGATAAAAGTCCAGAGTGGGGTCGGACCGGACCGTTCTGGTTCTCGTGCTGGGGGGGTTGCACTCACCCCATGGTGTTGAAGTCGTCATCTGGTGGCACGTAGTCCTCGTCATCGCTGGTCAGGCCCAGCTCGTTCCCGTAGCACTGGTGAACAAAGTGCCACAGCTCTTTGGGACACAATGGCTgatgggggcagggggagggaggggacaaGGAGAGAACCAATCACAAACAGAGAAACGCTTCgtccctccatcctccatcctgCCCGGAAAATACAATACAGCACAACAAACTACCTGCTTCTCCAAACAAAGGCGTGATCGGTCCTTTGGACACTTGACCTTGAAGAGCTAACACTTGTACGAGGGATCATCAATTCTGGCCCTCAAATCAGAATCCAgccctgtttttctttctcccggATCATTAGCGCTACAGATTGGTCAGACTGTTTTCACCCctcactcccaggtaaagggagggtggaaaaccagcagtcctcaGCCCTTGAGTTGATGGTTCCTGCTTTATACCAACCCTTTTCATGATAAGTACAGCTACAAATCATTTTTACTATCTTTTTCAGTCTTTGCGGTGTGAACAAAAATGATGCTGAACTGTATGTTTGATGATTTGATTATCTTTTATCGCCCtcttttcattaattttataaaaaattcttcatttttgggtccttctcctttttttctgtCGTGTGAAGCAcactgtaactttgttttgtaAGTTGCTATatgaaaacattattattattattattattattattattattattattattattaaactgcTGGGCGGGGCCCCAACAGCAAGGAGAAACACTCCATCTGCATCTCCTCTGACAGACCTACAGGAGGGCAGGCTGAACCTGTGCTGGATGCTTAGCAGCACTTTCCAGAGATTAGGGCTTACTGTATAACACTGGTCCTTTCCTTCCACTCACATAGTAAATACATCTTCCTGACAGTGGGACACAGGTTATAGGTCAGGGGTCATAGGTCAGGATGACCTCCCAGTCTCACCTTGTCGAGCAGAGCATTCTGCCACAGCCTGAACATCATCATGTAAGTCCGGTCTCGGGCCCCGAACGAGGTAAAAAAGTGCTGTGGAAGGGACCGGAAATGTTACTACTCTCCCGGacaagaacacagacacacaaagacagtgATGTGTGGGAGTTTTGAGATGACCCCTTACCTTCTCATTGTCAGTGCAAAGTTGGATAGCATTGGGGATGAGACGGGCTGTCTTCTCCTTCGTCATGGAGCAGATGTCCTTCAGCCGCACTGTTAGCTGCAGACAAGGGCACACAGGCAGGTCAGGGAAGAAAGGAAAACTCCCGACTTATTTATTAGTGTATCATCATGGATGAATATGTCCCGACTTATTTCAGGTGGAATGGTGTTGAAACACTGCTCTACAGTGCCACCTAATGTACGACTCATGCGTtccccatttatttatttctgtatgttCATGGCTGAATACGTCCAACTTATGTCAGGTGGAATGGAGCTGAAACCAACTAAAATTATGCATTCATAGAAAACTGATCgatatacacacaccactgtgaATGCTGTATCATTTTAATAAAGTAAGAAAGTGcacttttaataaataaattgtttctCTTTAGTGCAAGGCTGTGGGATTTCCAATTCCTTGAGAATGCACGTTTAGAAAACAAGGACATTTAGAAGAAAATTACTCTTCAGGGCAGACCGGACACTACAATACTTCACGAAGGCCACTGCAGTCTATGTGAGAGTGAGTCCGTCTCAGTTTGAGAGGCGCAGGAAGCAAGGGATGTGGCTCTGAATCGCAGAAGAAAGGAacggagagaatgagagagagagagagaattctgAAAGCCAAGGCCGTACCAGCGTTTCCCAGCGGAAGATGTTGCTATAGAAACAGATCCAGTTTTCTGAGAGGTAGAGTCGTCCCTGCAGAAGGATGTCTCGTTGCAGGGCGCAGGAGTAGTCTGCCGGCAAGAGGTGAAAGGCTGTTACTATGGAGCCACGGCAACAGGTTGACCTCTGACTCTCCAGTCTGCAATACTCTCCCAGCAATACCAATTCGCATTTCCTCATGTAGTTTTATTTGAGAGCCTACAGGCTAGGGTATCAGAGGAGTTGTGTCTCTGAATCAAATTTCTGTCAAGGTTTGAGTCACTTAAAAAGTACCCAAGAGAGTACTCAATTTGGCTATGTATTTTTCTAAGATTTATCTGAAACGTAAGAGCCCCaccattatactgtatgtgcactgaGACTAATTACTACCCAAGAGAACAGTGTGTGACACAGCAGCATGCTGTATTAAAGTGGATGTTAGTCTgaacaagaaaataatatgttttcAACAGTAAATATGTGTAGAGTGACCTTTAAACCCAGTATTCACTCACTACCGCCCTGCATCCCACATGTAGTAACACAAGGTTagtaaaaacagacaaaacacaaatattatGCCATATGCTTATctcttaaattaaaataatggttTCCTTCTGTCCTACAGGGCCAGTTTATATTGTTACATTGAATTACTGATATATGTGATTACGATAGACAGAGCAGGAATTAAGGAAGTTGACTGTCATGATTGAACACTCCAAAAAACATCTCATATtgacataattattttactaaataagacaaaaatattgctagTGCGGTGAAACAGTTTGACTTTCTAATAGGGTATGACAATTTCACTTGCCAATCAAACAGTACCTTAAAACAAGCGAATGTTTTCTACTAAAGAAACAGTCTcctctgcagtgcagtgtgtcctCTGCAGTAGCTGGTTATAGTACAGCTGTATGGTGTTGACTGCTGagaggatgaagaggatggTAGAGGTGGGACTGTGTAAAGTGTATGCAGGCTGACTGTAGGCCCTCTCCATCTGCGGTGAGGGGTAAAGGGGTTTCACTGAAGTGCTGCTCACCCACGATGAGCCGTTCTGAGTCAGGCAGCTGCTTGAAGAGCTTCCTGAAGTCCTCATTGCGCTGCTTATATGTGGGGCTCAAGACCTGGGGAGCCAAGTTACAAACAGAAATactgagaaaacacacacacacacacacatatgctcgcacacacacacacacacatatgcacacacacataatgcacatacatacacagaaacacacacacatatgcacacacacacataatgcacatacatacacagaaacacacacacacatatgcacatacacataatgcacatacatacacagaaacacacacacatatgcacacacacacataatgcacatacatacacagaaacacacacacacatatgcacacacataagcacacacacgatatgcacatacacagaaacacacacacacacacatatgtacacacaatgcacatacatacacagaaacgcacacacacacacatatgcacacacacataatgcacatacaaac contains:
- the gramd1ba gene encoding protein Aster-B — encoded protein: MRRTKNVLIEREVPEGGGTLPGSAPSSTSKEYLQLPSIEITPSSDEDAPWSNCSTPSASPRRKRCLLKKWLRVREKKDGSESSSQQSSLQSSHEEDSTRFLTPYIREERADSGVDRLSTASNSNRSTPACSPVLRKRSRSPTPQNPEGDTMVEKGSDHSSDKSPSTPEQVVQRTYSQSVHSTRSGGKNSKKSQSWYNVLSPTYKQRNEDFRKLFKQLPDSERLIVDYSCALQRDILLQGRLYLSENWICFYSNIFRWETLLTVRLKDICSMTKEKTARLIPNAIQLCTDNEKHFFTSFGARDRTYMMMFRLWQNALLDKPLCPKELWHFVHQCYGNELGLTSDDEDYVPPDDDFNTMGYCEEIPAEDNEVNDNSSKNLGEAKPDAKPDASPLLSKKAYSNNNALTPTGSGDTPVSFDLPPAEEFPGCLPEGDVLTLPLTDHKSELSIPVPVPVLSPSLDFNDNEDLPTELSDSSETHDEGEVQAFQEDLNGKQYINEVYKFSVDKLYDILFTESQFMRDFLEQRRFSDVVYHPWRKEEAGNQTREIMYTISLTNPLAPKTATVTETQTLYKASQESECYIIDAEVIAHDVPYHDYFYTLNRYMLTRVAKNKCRLRVSTELRYRKQPWGLVKGFIERNFWSGLDEYFRHLVLELSKAEAVFTDPHRQQSPKAKALRTATARRRKRPHTLLRAQHLDEALSAVTTPEDEEVIHRIKHVAGSTQTRHIPEHVPGGFALYSVSKLLLIISFVLVLLVFLNIMLFYKLWMLEYTTQSLTTWQGLRPHESKLPQTQTEWAQVLESQQRYHDDELQKWRAIIKSSVLLLDQMKDSLLNLQKGIGLRDYSSEAEEKRNRYH